In Pseudomonas saudiphocaensis, one DNA window encodes the following:
- a CDS encoding 2-isopropylmalate synthase, with amino-acid sequence MSSNDRVIIFDTTLRDGEQSPGASMTGEEKLRIARALERLKVDVIEAGFAIASPGDFAGVKLVADNIKDSTVCSLARAVDADIERAAEALAYANSGRIHTFIATSPIHMQYKLRMQPEQVIEQAVRAVKKARSLCADVEFSCEDAGRSEIDFLCRIIEAAIDAGARTINIPDTVGYAIPHQYADTIRQLLERIPNADKAVFSVHCHNDLGLAVANSLAAVVAGARQVECTINGLGERAGNAALEEIVMAIKTRQDLLGVHTRIETEHILAASRLVSGITGFPVQPNKAIVGANAFAHESGIHQDGVLKHRETYEIMSAQSVGWHANKMVMGKHSGRAAFRSRLEELGIVLEGEELNAAFARFKELADKKHEIFDEDLQALVSDTLAEEAPEHYKLVSLEVASKTGTTPEARLVLSIDGAQRDAAAQGSGPVDATFKAIEAIAASDATLQLYSVNAITQGTDSQGEVTVRLEKGGRIVNGNGADTDIVVASAKAYLNALNLMQVGAKAHPQVEGV; translated from the coding sequence ATGAGCAGCAACGATCGCGTCATCATTTTCGACACCACCCTGCGCGATGGCGAGCAAAGCCCTGGCGCCTCCATGACCGGCGAAGAGAAGCTGCGCATCGCCCGCGCGCTGGAGCGGCTGAAGGTGGACGTGATCGAAGCCGGCTTCGCCATCGCCAGCCCCGGTGATTTCGCCGGCGTAAAACTGGTCGCTGACAATATCAAGGACAGCACCGTGTGCAGCCTGGCGCGTGCAGTTGACGCCGATATCGAGCGCGCCGCCGAAGCCCTGGCCTATGCCAACTCCGGGCGCATCCACACCTTTATCGCCACCAGCCCGATCCATATGCAATACAAGCTGCGCATGCAGCCGGAGCAGGTGATCGAGCAGGCCGTGCGCGCGGTGAAAAAGGCACGCAGCCTGTGCGCCGATGTTGAGTTCTCCTGCGAGGACGCCGGGCGCTCGGAGATCGATTTCCTCTGCCGCATCATCGAGGCGGCTATCGATGCCGGTGCGCGCACCATCAATATCCCGGACACCGTCGGCTACGCGATTCCGCACCAGTACGCCGATACCATCCGCCAGCTGCTGGAGCGCATTCCCAACGCCGACAAGGCGGTGTTCTCCGTGCATTGCCACAACGATCTGGGCCTGGCTGTGGCCAACTCCCTGGCCGCCGTAGTGGCTGGTGCGCGCCAGGTCGAGTGCACCATAAACGGCCTCGGTGAGCGGGCCGGCAACGCCGCGCTGGAAGAAATCGTCATGGCGATCAAGACCCGCCAGGACCTGCTCGGCGTGCACACCCGCATTGAAACCGAACACATCCTCGCCGCTTCGCGCCTGGTATCCGGCATCACCGGCTTCCCGGTGCAGCCGAACAAGGCCATCGTCGGCGCCAACGCCTTTGCCCACGAGTCGGGCATCCACCAGGACGGCGTGCTCAAGCATCGCGAAACCTACGAGATTATGTCCGCGCAGTCGGTTGGCTGGCACGCCAACAAGATGGTCATGGGCAAGCACTCCGGTCGCGCCGCCTTCCGCTCGCGTCTGGAAGAGCTGGGCATCGTTCTGGAAGGCGAGGAACTCAACGCAGCCTTCGCCCGTTTCAAGGAGCTGGCAGACAAGAAGCACGAGATCTTCGATGAAGACCTGCAGGCTCTGGTCTCAGATACCCTGGCCGAGGAAGCCCCCGAGCATTACAAGCTGGTCAGCCTGGAAGTGGCGAGCAAGACCGGCACCACGCCAGAAGCCAGGCTGGTGCTGAGCATCGATGGTGCCCAGCGTGACGCCGCTGCCCAGGGTTCCGGCCCGGTGGATGCGACCTTCAAGGCCATCGAAGCCATCGCCGCGTCCGATGCCACCCTGCAGCTTTATTCAGTCAACGCCATCACCCAGGGCACCGACTCCCAGGGCGAAGTGACCGTGCGCCTCGAGAAAGGTGGGCGCATCGTCAACGGTAATGGCGCCGACACCGATATCGTCGTCGCCTCGGCCAAGGCCTATCTCAATGCGCTGAACCTGATGCAGGTAGGCGCCAAGGCGCATCCGCAGGTGGAGGGAGTTTGA